One genomic window of Triplophysa rosa linkage group LG11, Trosa_1v2, whole genome shotgun sequence includes the following:
- the kcnj12b gene encoding ATP-sensitive inward rectifier potassium channel 12 translates to MSVGRPHRYNIVSSSEEDVYRHGNMPALGNGFGNGKIQTRRKARCRFVNKTGQCNISFVHMDEQSQRYLADIFTTFVDSRWRWMFLLFSLAFVLSWLAFGFAFWVIALVHGDLDRPSGEDFTPCVMQVNSFVAAFLFSVETQTTIGYGFRCVTEECPLAVFMVVFQSILGCIIDAFMIGAIMAKMARPKKRAETILFSQNAVISMRDGKLCLMWRVGNLRKSHIVEAHVRAQLIKPRITEEGEYIPFDQIDINVGYDLGLDRIFLVAPLTIIHEINEDSPLFGISKQDLETSDFEIVVILEGMVEATAMTAQVRSSYLASEILWGHRFEPVVFEERNQYKVDYSHFHKTYEVPSTPRCSPKDMDENKSLESGGNFCYENELAFISRDEEEQEVESGERGTELETLSANMNSDQRSYHKESEI, encoded by the coding sequence ATGAGCGTGGGCAGGCCCCACCGTTACAACATTGTGTCATCGTCCGAGGAAGACGTGTATCGCCACGGCAACATGCCCGCCCTTGGCAATGGCTTTGGCAACGGCAAGATCCAGACACGGCGGAAGGCGCGATGCCGCTTCGTCAACAAGACGGGCCAGTGCAATATCAGTTTTGTGCATATGGACGAGCAATCCCAGCGTTACCTCGCTGACATTTTTACCACGTTTGTGGACAGTCGCTGGCGCTGGATGTTCCTCCTTTTCTCACTTGCATTTGTCCTGTCCTGGCTCGCGTTTGGTTTCGCCTTCTGGGTCATTGCTCTTGTCCACGGTGACCTAGACCGACCCTCTGGAGAAGACTTCACACCATGTGTCATGCAGGTCAACAGCTTTGTGGCAGCATTCCTGTTCTCGGTTGAGACGCAAACCACGATCGGATATGGATTTCGCTGTGTGACCGAAGAGTGTCCGCTAGCCGTGTTCATGGTCGTCTTTCAGTCCATCTTAGGCTGCATCATTGATGCTTTTATGATCGGCGCCATCATGGCCAAAATGGCACGGCCTAAGAAACGCGCAGAGACGATACTGTTCTCGCAAAATGCCGTCATTTCTATGCGTGATGGGAAGCTGTGCCTAATGTGGCGGGTTGGAAACTTGAGGAAAAGTCACATTGTGGAGGCCCACGTGCGGGCGCAACTCATCAAGCCCCGAATTACAGAGGAGGGCGAGTACATCCCCTTCGATCAGATCGATATTAATGTGGGATATGACCTGGGTCTCGACCGCATCTTCCTAGTTGCTCCCCTAACTATCATtcatgaaataaatgaggacagCCCGCTGTTTGGAATCAGCAAGCAGGACCTGGAAACTTCTGATTTCGAGATTGTGGTGATACTAGAAGGGATGGTTGAAGCTACTGCGATGACGGCTCAGGTACGCAGCTCCTACCTGGCCAGCGAGATCTTATGGGGCCATCGTTTTGAGCCGGTGGTGTTTGAGGAACGGAACCAATATAAAGTAGACTACTCGCACTTTCATAAGACCTACGAGGTGCCCTCAACGCCACGCTGCAGTCCCAAAGACATGGATGAAAACAAATCGCTGGAGTCTGGTGGCAACTTCTGTTACGAGAACGAGCTGGCCTTCATCAGCAGGGATGAAGAGGAGCAGGAAGTGGAGAGTGGTGAGAGGGGGACTGAGCTAGAGACCCTGTCTGCCAATATGAACTCTGATCAAAGGTCATACCACAAAGAATCTGAAATATGA